A genomic segment from candidate division TA06 bacterium encodes:
- a CDS encoding DUF3667 domain-containing protein: MNPWLDLILLAVTALLFRHFYILSLRPDGNAVEPERGWRSRAAQYRFFSLILLAAHLFLFFSCRHCPLSLKWLEKLPWPSALSSLVGFILLFPAAYHLWGGLKAAGRKSIFPGPGPSLFGGIYLKLRHPQFLGLLLFLMSAALLSNSPAMLTVSIVWVFIIRSLIKAEDKGLEAELGDVYREYRNNTGAFITIERSPKHHQLTHCLNCREGLKGEYCYKCGQKGTEIDVPIGEVIQEFLRDELKIDARLGHTIIPLLFKPGLLTADYIAGRRVRYVPPLRMYVFISLVMFFLLALSSRHVDLGKIITTAEQEADSTGAVSSADSVSQVLKEAGIGDSLITRVLKRHEIVDPSLTKDGEGSQPAASGLSLHLTDSTEAPGDTTGFLHRFEKAAEHGWEKAKEDPEKVMELAVEKFGHIMFLLLPIFALLLKLLYLRRGRYFMQHLIFSLHFHAYVFFVLSIILTINLWGGGFLKQHADYLFWLLPFYLLLAMKRFYGQDLGKTVVKFLLLSFNYGIIFVLGVALAFVFSLMSL; this comes from the coding sequence ATGAACCCATGGCTTGATCTGATACTGCTGGCCGTCACGGCTTTATTGTTCCGGCATTTTTATATTTTAAGCCTGAGACCGGACGGGAATGCAGTTGAACCGGAAAGGGGCTGGCGCAGCCGCGCCGCCCAGTACCGGTTCTTTTCTTTGATCCTGCTGGCGGCACATCTGTTCCTTTTCTTTTCCTGCCGTCATTGCCCGCTGTCCCTGAAATGGCTGGAAAAACTGCCCTGGCCCTCCGCCCTCTCTTCTCTGGTTGGTTTCATCCTGCTGTTCCCAGCCGCCTACCATCTTTGGGGCGGGCTTAAGGCAGCCGGCCGCAAAAGTATTTTCCCCGGCCCCGGCCCCTCCTTGTTCGGGGGTATCTACCTAAAACTGCGCCATCCCCAGTTCCTGGGCCTGCTGTTATTCTTGATGTCCGCCGCGCTTCTTTCCAATTCCCCGGCGATGCTGACGGTCTCCATAGTTTGGGTTTTCATCATCCGTTCTCTGATCAAGGCCGAAGACAAAGGACTGGAAGCGGAACTGGGAGATGTTTACAGGGAATACCGTAATAATACCGGAGCCTTCATCACCATCGAAAGATCGCCGAAGCATCACCAATTGACCCACTGTCTGAATTGCAGGGAGGGGCTTAAGGGAGAGTATTGCTATAAGTGCGGCCAAAAGGGGACCGAGATCGACGTGCCCATTGGCGAGGTGATCCAGGAGTTCTTAAGGGACGAGCTGAAGATAGACGCCCGGCTGGGCCACACCATCATTCCCCTGCTTTTCAAGCCCGGCCTGCTCACCGCCGACTACATCGCCGGCCGCCGGGTCCGCTACGTGCCGCCGCTAAGGATGTATGTCTTCATCAGCTTGGTGATGTTCTTTCTTCTGGCATTAAGCAGCCGTCACGTGGACCTGGGAAAGATCATCACCACCGCTGAACAGGAGGCCGACAGCACCGGGGCCGTCTCTTCCGCGGACAGCGTCTCCCAAGTGTTAAAGGAAGCCGGCATCGGTGATTCTCTGATCACAAGGGTTTTGAAGCGCCATGAGATCGTTGATCCAAGTCTGACCAAGGATGGAGAAGGATCACAGCCGGCAGCTTCCGGTCTTTCCCTGCATTTAACGGATTCCACCGAAGCCCCAGGCGACACCACGGGTTTCCTCCATCGCTTTGAGAAAGCGGCCGAGCATGGCTGGGAAAAGGCCAAGGAAGACCCGGAAAAGGTGATGGAGCTGGCGGTGGAAAAATTCGGGCACATAATGTTCCTGCTGCTGCCGATCTTTGCCCTGCTGTTAAAGCTGCTTTACCTCCGGAGGGGCCGTTATTTCATGCAGCACCTGATATTCTCCCTGCACTTTCATGCCTACGTGTTCTTCGTTCTTTCGATCATCCTGACCATCAATCTCTGGGGAGGCGGGTTCCTGAAACAGCACGCGGACTACCTTTTCTGGCTGTTGCCGTTCTACCTGCTGCTGGCCATGAAAAGGTTCTACGGCCAGGACCTGGGAAAGACCGTGGTCAAGTTCCTGCTGTTGTCCTTCAATTACGGGATCATATTCGTGCTGGGGGTGGCGCTGGCCTTCGTCTTTTCCCTGATGTCGCTGTAG
- the meaB gene encoding methylmalonyl Co-A mutase-associated GTPase MeaB codes for MKELAGKIISGDIRSIARGITVIENDDAGSALLLKELYRHTGKAYLIGITGPPGGGKSTLVDKLIKLYRGQKKKVGVLAVDPSSPFSGGAILGDRVRMQQHATDGGVFIRSMGSRGHLGGLALATTDAAKILDAAGYDIVIFETVGIGQSEVEVAGRVDTTVLVTVPGLGDDVQVLKAGTMEIADIFAVNKADREGVERCVIELEQLLSVKEMDQSTFLPPILQLVAKENQGVKELAAAIEKHREYLMNEGRLEAKRRARVKDEVHNIITNRLDKWARAKLTHDMETRENLEELYQKKTDPYSVALEIINQLGIEKP; via the coding sequence ATGAAAGAACTGGCCGGTAAAATAATCAGCGGAGACATCCGCTCCATAGCCCGGGGCATCACCGTGATCGAGAACGACGATGCCGGGTCGGCCCTGCTATTGAAGGAGCTTTACCGGCATACCGGGAAGGCCTACCTGATAGGCATCACCGGGCCGCCGGGCGGCGGCAAGTCAACTTTGGTTGACAAGCTGATCAAGCTTTACCGGGGACAAAAGAAAAAGGTCGGGGTGCTGGCGGTGGACCCCTCCAGCCCATTCTCCGGCGGGGCCATTCTGGGCGACCGGGTAAGGATGCAGCAGCACGCCACCGACGGCGGGGTCTTCATCCGCTCCATGGGCAGCCGCGGGCATCTGGGCGGGCTGGCCCTGGCCACCACCGACGCCGCCAAGATACTGGACGCCGCCGGGTACGACATCGTGATCTTCGAGACGGTGGGCATCGGGCAGTCCGAGGTGGAAGTGGCCGGCCGGGTGGACACCACGGTGCTGGTCACAGTCCCCGGCCTGGGAGACGACGTCCAGGTGCTGAAGGCCGGGACCATGGAGATCGCCGACATCTTCGCGGTCAACAAGGCCGACCGGGAGGGGGTGGAGCGCTGCGTGATTGAGCTGGAGCAGCTGCTGTCGGTAAAGGAGATGGACCAAAGCACATTTCTACCGCCCATCCTGCAGCTGGTGGCCAAGGAGAACCAGGGGGTCAAGGAATTGGCCGCGGCCATAGAAAAGCACCGGGAATACCTGATGAACGAAGGCCGGCTGGAAGCCAAGCGCCGGGCCCGGGTCAAGGACGAGGTACACAACATCATCACCAACCGGCTGGACAAATGGGCCCGGGCCAAACTGACCCACGACATGGAGACCAGGGAGAACCTGGAGGAATTGTACCAGAAGAAGACCGATCCATACTCGGTGGCCCTGGAGATCATCAATCAGCTGGGCATAGAAAAACCCTGA
- a CDS encoding cobalamin B12-binding domain-containing protein — protein MPNKIRILIAKPGLDGHDRGAKYIARALRDAGFEVIYTGLRQTPEAIAAAAVQEDVQWVGLSCLSGAHNSLFPRVVQLLKEKNAPDIKVFGGGVIPADDIPGLKAAGIKEIFTPGASSQQVVDYINQN, from the coding sequence ATGCCAAACAAGATCCGCATCCTCATCGCCAAGCCCGGCCTGGACGGGCACGACCGCGGCGCCAAGTACATCGCCCGGGCCCTGCGCGACGCCGGGTTCGAGGTGATCTACACCGGCCTGCGCCAGACCCCGGAGGCCATCGCCGCCGCCGCCGTCCAGGAGGACGTGCAGTGGGTAGGGCTGTCCTGCCTGTCCGGGGCCCACAATTCCCTGTTCCCCCGGGTGGTCCAGTTGCTAAAAGAAAAGAACGCCCCGGACATCAAGGTCTTCGGCGGCGGGGTGATCCCGGCCGACGACATCCCGGGACTGAAGGCCGCCGGGATCAAGGAGATCTTCACTCCCGGGGCCTCGTCCCAGCAGGTGGTGGATTACATCAACCAAAATTAG
- a CDS encoding TerC family protein, translating to MTDALILLALLIGLELVLGVDNILVISIFVGRLPAGERNKARLLGLAFALLARVVMLVILLWLAKLTNPLFLNLSVRDLILLAGGMFLLYKAVTEIHHTVELKEEQHREKKAKQAFAAVITQIVLLDIVFSIDSVVTAIGLTSQLWVIIAAVIVSFAAILFAAKPIGDFILDRPTLKILALSFLITIGITIFMEGMHKHVPKAYIYLPMGFALLVEMLQLRYEHNKKRKVPEAT from the coding sequence ATGACCGACGCACTCATCCTTCTGGCCCTGCTCATCGGACTGGAACTGGTCCTGGGCGTGGACAACATCCTGGTGATCTCCATCTTCGTGGGGCGGCTTCCGGCCGGAGAGCGCAACAAGGCCCGCCTGCTGGGCCTGGCCTTTGCCCTGCTGGCCCGGGTCGTGATGCTGGTCATTCTGCTTTGGCTGGCCAAACTTACCAACCCGCTGTTCCTTAACCTTTCGGTGCGGGACCTGATCCTGCTGGCCGGGGGCATGTTCCTGCTGTACAAGGCGGTGACTGAGATCCACCACACCGTGGAGTTGAAGGAAGAACAGCATCGGGAGAAAAAAGCCAAGCAGGCCTTTGCGGCGGTGATCACCCAGATAGTGCTTTTGGACATAGTGTTCTCCATAGACTCGGTGGTGACGGCCATCGGGCTGACCAGCCAGCTGTGGGTGATAATTGCGGCGGTCATCGTCTCCTTTGCCGCCATATTGTTCGCGGCCAAGCCCATCGGGGATTTCATCCTGGACCGGCCCACTTTGAAGATCCTGGCCCTGTCGTTTTTGATCACCATCGGGATCACCATTTTCATGGAGGGGATGCACAAGCACGTGCCCAAGGCCTATATTTACCTGCCGATGGGCTTTGCCCTGCTGGTGGAGATGCTGCAGCTGAGGTATGAGCATAATAAGAAGCGGAAGGTGCCGGAGGCTACTTGA
- a CDS encoding DMT family protein, giving the protein MKPYYLTTGLLCVSNIFMTFAWYGHLKNMSGRSWFLAALVSWGIALFEYLVQVPANRIGYKVMNVGQLKILQEVITLSVFVPFSILYLREKPSLDYLWAGLCLLGAVFFLFRAKLFGT; this is encoded by the coding sequence ATGAAACCATACTACCTAACCACCGGCCTGTTGTGCGTCAGCAACATCTTCATGACCTTCGCCTGGTACGGGCACCTTAAGAACATGTCCGGGCGGTCGTGGTTCTTGGCCGCTTTGGTCAGCTGGGGCATCGCCCTGTTCGAGTACTTAGTGCAGGTGCCGGCCAACCGCATCGGCTACAAGGTGATGAACGTGGGCCAGTTGAAGATCCTGCAGGAAGTGATCACCTTAAGCGTGTTCGTGCCGTTCTCCATTTTGTATCTGCGGGAGAAGCCCAGCCTGGATTACCTGTGGGCCGGGTTGTGCTTGCTGGGCGCGGTGTTCTTTTTGTTTAGGGCGAAATTGTTTGGGACCTAA